One segment of Shewanella piezotolerans WP3 DNA contains the following:
- a CDS encoding glycosyl hydrolase family 18 protein encodes MYSNKLTVTALLVAAAFSSSVYAQAPGKPSIAWGETKFSLIDVHQSATAYNQLITVKDAASVSVSWELWSGETGDSATVLLDGVQVWSGPAAATGTATFDVTAGGRYQMQVGLCNTSGCTLSDAKEIIVADTDGSHLAPLTTTLTENNQPYSNKSGKVVGAYFVEWGIYGRNFTVDKIPAQNLTHILYGFTPICGGDGINDSLKEIEGSFQALQNACAGREDFKVAIHDPWAAVQKAQTGVSEFSDPFKGNFGQLMALKQAYPDLKILPSVGGWTLSDPFYFFDDKVKRDRFVASVKEFLQVWKFFDGVDIDWEFPGGKGANSNLGNPATDGQTYVLLMQDLRAMLDELSAETGRSYQLTSAISAGDDKVSVVDYQQAQQYMDHIFLMSYDFYGGWSNTDLNHQTALHAASWKPDTQYTTDVGVQALLAQGVTPEKIVVGAAMYGRGWTGVNGYQNDNPFTGTATGKVKGTWEDGVVDYRQIVNQYMGGAWQYSYDEVAEAPYVFNAATGDLITFDDPRSVKAKGQYVTANQLGGLFAWEIDADNGDILNAMHEGLGHGSGTTPPVNKAPIANAGSNQSVTGPVTVTLNGSLSRDPEGKLLSYQWSQTAGASVQLLDATSAQPSFDLAATSTTTQYSFSLTVTDPEGLSTSASTLVTNTAEQANRAPTVSLTENVSVDSASQVSIAATASDPDGDSLTYSWTLAPGLSAANTTSSAITVTAPSVTVDTQYSISVLVSDGALDSSAQSVITVKAAAPNGCDASDPDAANHPAWQADATYTGGNTVSHNCLVWRAKYWTQGNEPTVTAGEWALQSNVEQGWHSGVAYNGGDTTSHNGRKWQASWWTQGEEPGVASVWQDIGVAN; translated from the coding sequence CGGCGTGCAAGTTTGGTCTGGCCCAGCCGCAGCGACGGGGACCGCCACCTTTGATGTCACCGCAGGGGGTCGCTACCAAATGCAGGTAGGACTGTGCAATACCTCGGGCTGCACGCTAAGTGACGCCAAAGAGATCATCGTTGCCGATACCGATGGCAGCCATTTAGCGCCATTAACCACCACGCTAACAGAGAACAATCAGCCCTATAGCAACAAGTCCGGCAAAGTGGTCGGTGCCTACTTTGTTGAGTGGGGTATTTATGGACGTAACTTCACCGTCGATAAAATTCCAGCACAAAACCTCACTCACATACTTTATGGCTTTACTCCCATCTGTGGTGGCGATGGTATCAACGATAGCCTCAAAGAGATTGAAGGCAGCTTTCAAGCCCTGCAAAATGCTTGTGCTGGCCGCGAAGATTTCAAGGTGGCCATTCATGACCCTTGGGCGGCAGTGCAAAAAGCCCAAACCGGTGTCAGTGAGTTCTCCGACCCATTCAAAGGTAACTTCGGTCAGCTAATGGCGTTAAAACAAGCCTACCCAGACTTGAAAATTCTGCCATCCGTGGGTGGTTGGACGTTATCAGATCCTTTTTACTTCTTTGACGACAAAGTCAAACGCGACCGCTTCGTCGCCTCAGTCAAAGAGTTTCTACAGGTATGGAAGTTCTTCGACGGTGTCGATATCGACTGGGAGTTTCCCGGTGGCAAAGGCGCCAATAGCAATTTGGGTAACCCAGCCACCGATGGGCAAACCTATGTGCTACTGATGCAAGACCTACGCGCCATGCTTGATGAACTCAGCGCTGAAACGGGCCGCAGCTATCAGTTAACGTCCGCTATCAGCGCTGGCGATGACAAAGTCTCAGTGGTTGACTACCAACAAGCACAACAGTATATGGATCATATCTTTTTAATGAGTTATGACTTCTACGGCGGCTGGTCAAACACCGATCTTAACCATCAAACTGCGCTGCATGCCGCAAGCTGGAAACCCGACACGCAATACACCACTGATGTAGGTGTTCAAGCGCTATTAGCCCAAGGTGTAACACCCGAGAAAATAGTGGTTGGGGCCGCCATGTATGGCCGCGGCTGGACAGGCGTTAACGGCTATCAAAACGACAATCCCTTCACTGGTACAGCAACAGGCAAAGTCAAAGGCACATGGGAAGATGGCGTGGTCGACTACCGTCAAATAGTTAATCAATACATGGGCGGTGCATGGCAATACAGTTACGATGAAGTCGCAGAGGCTCCTTATGTGTTTAACGCTGCAACGGGTGACCTAATCACCTTTGACGACCCACGTTCAGTAAAAGCCAAAGGGCAATACGTCACCGCCAACCAACTAGGTGGACTATTCGCTTGGGAGATTGATGCAGACAACGGTGATATCCTTAATGCCATGCATGAAGGACTTGGCCACGGAAGCGGTACCACACCGCCCGTTAACAAAGCGCCTATCGCCAACGCAGGCAGTAACCAAAGTGTCACAGGCCCTGTAACTGTCACCCTAAACGGCAGTTTATCGCGCGACCCAGAGGGCAAGCTACTCAGCTACCAATGGAGCCAAACGGCTGGAGCCAGTGTGCAACTGCTTGATGCAACTAGCGCGCAACCGAGCTTCGACTTAGCCGCCACTAGCACTACCACCCAATACAGCTTTAGCCTAACCGTTACCGATCCTGAGGGCTTAAGTACCAGTGCCAGCACCCTGGTTACTAACACAGCAGAACAAGCGAATCGCGCTCCCACGGTATCACTAACGGAAAACGTAAGCGTTGATTCAGCCAGCCAGGTCAGTATTGCCGCCACAGCCAGTGATCCCGACGGCGATAGTCTCACCTACAGTTGGACGCTAGCCCCAGGACTCAGTGCAGCCAACACCACCAGCAGTGCTATCACAGTCACAGCGCCAAGTGTCACGGTTGATACTCAGTACAGCATTAGCGTATTGGTCTCTGACGGCGCGCTAGATAGCAGCGCTCAAAGTGTTATCACGGTAAAAGCCGCTGCGCCGAACGGCTGTGACGCCAGTGATCCCGACGCCGCAAACCACCCTGCTTGGCAAGCTGATGCAACCTATACTGGTGGCAATACTGTTAGTCATAACTGCTTGGTATGGAGGGCAAAATATTGGACTCAAGGCAACGAGCCTACGGTTACTGCTGGCGAATGGGCACTGCAAAGTAATGTAGAACAAGGTTGGCACTCTGGCGTTGCCTATAACGGTGGAGATACCACTAGCCATAATGGCCGCAAATGGCAAGCAAGCTGGTGGACACAAGGCGAAGAGCCTGGTGTTGCCAGCGTTTGGCAAGACATAGGCGTCGCCAACTAA